One window of Mesorhizobium sp. PAMC28654 genomic DNA carries:
- a CDS encoding response regulator transcription factor yields MIVIVDERELVTEGYNSLFDREGIACAGFAPGEFGEWVSSAADTDLKSVRAFLIGDCREGTISPRQIRDRTGAPVIALSEQHSLENTLRLFESGVDDVIRKPVHIREILARITAIRRRAQEDVSFTEIGAMRIFMDGRDPEIDGQPLPLPRRERRILEYLASNRGRRVTKTQVFNAIYGIFDEEVEENVVESHISKLRKKLREKLGTDPIDSKRFLGYRLVF; encoded by the coding sequence ATGATTGTTATTGTTGACGAGCGAGAGCTCGTAACCGAAGGCTATAATTCACTTTTCGACCGTGAGGGCATCGCCTGCGCGGGCTTCGCTCCCGGCGAATTCGGCGAATGGGTAAGCTCGGCGGCGGATACCGACCTGAAGTCGGTGCGGGCCTTCCTCATCGGCGATTGCCGGGAAGGCACCATCTCACCCCGCCAGATCCGCGACCGCACCGGTGCCCCGGTTATCGCCTTGAGCGAGCAGCATTCCCTGGAAAACACACTGCGGTTGTTCGAGAGCGGCGTCGACGACGTCATCCGCAAGCCGGTCCACATCCGCGAGATCCTGGCCCGCATCACCGCCATCCGCCGCCGCGCCCAGGAAGACGTCTCCTTTACCGAGATCGGCGCCATGCGCATCTTCATGGACGGCCGCGACCCGGAAATCGACGGCCAGCCGCTGCCCTTGCCGCGCCGCGAGCGCCGTATCCTCGAATACCTCGCGAGCAATCGCGGACGTCGCGTCACCAAGACCCAGGTGTTCAACGCCATCTACGGTATCTTCGACGAAGAGGTCGAGGAGAACGTGGTCGAGAGCCATATCAGCAAGCTGCGCAAGAAGCTG
- a CDS encoding transglycosylase SLT domain-containing protein gives MIRKSSAAPLRLLVSALAAICLSSLAASAANAATNPCEPEILRAADRYGVPAGILYAVGLAETGRKGSLQPNAMNIEGKAVFPKNRGEALAAFEAARRDGKTLIDLGCMQINHHYHASHFRSVEDMLDPRQNVDYAARFLASLHARHETWSMAVARYHAGPDNNPAQKIYVCRVIANMVATGFGKWTSNARAFCNP, from the coding sequence ATGATCCGCAAGAGTTCGGCCGCCCCGCTTCGCCTGCTCGTGAGCGCACTGGCGGCGATATGTTTATCTAGCCTCGCGGCCAGCGCGGCAAACGCCGCCACCAACCCTTGCGAGCCGGAGATCCTGCGTGCCGCCGATCGCTATGGCGTGCCCGCGGGCATTCTCTATGCCGTCGGTCTTGCCGAAACGGGAAGGAAGGGCAGCCTTCAACCTAACGCCATGAATATAGAAGGAAAAGCTGTCTTCCCTAAAAACCGGGGCGAGGCGCTTGCCGCCTTCGAGGCGGCGCGGCGCGACGGCAAGACGCTGATCGATCTCGGATGCATGCAGATCAACCACCACTACCACGCATCGCATTTTCGCAGCGTCGAGGACATGCTCGATCCGCGTCAGAACGTCGACTACGCGGCCCGTTTCCTGGCCAGCCTCCACGCCCGCCACGAGACCTGGTCGATGGCGGTCGCCCGCTACCATGCCGGCCCGGACAACAATCCGGCGCAAAAGATCTATGTCTGCCGCGTCATCGCCAACATGGTCGCCACAGGCTTTGGAAAATGGACTTCCAACGCTCGCGCCTTCTGCAACCCGTAG